Below is a window of Trueperaceae bacterium DNA.
GCCCCCGCTCCACGCGTTGGCGCTCGGAGGGACGGCGGTCGGGACCGGCCTGAACGCGCCCGAGGGGTTCGCCGGGCGCGTCGCGAGCGCGATCGCGGAGGCGACCGGCCGCCCGTACGTCGCGGCGGAGAACCCCTTCGAGGCGCTGTCGGCGCACGACGCGATCGTGGAGGCGTCGGGCGCCCTGAAGCGCTTGGCGGTGTCGGCGCTGCACGTCGGCAACGCCATCCGCATGCTGGCGTCGGGCCCGCGGACCAGCATCGGCGAGATCACCATTCCCGCCAACGAACCCGGCTCCTCGATCATGCCGGGCAAGGTCAACCCGACGCAGGCGGAGGCGCTCACGATGGTCGCCGCGCAGGTGATCGGCAACGACGCGACGGTCGCGTTGGCCGGCACGCACGGGCACTTTCAGTTGAACGTCTTCAAGCCGGTCATGATCCGCAACCTGCTCGAGTCGGCGCGGCTTCTGGGGGACGCCTGCGCGTCGTTCGACGAACGCTGCGCGCGCGGCATCGAACCGAACCGCGAACGCATCGCGATGCACCTCGAGAACTCCCTGATGCTCGTGACCGCCCTGAATCCGGTCGTCGGCTACTACAAGGCGGCGGAGATCGCGCAGAAGGCGCACGCGGAGGGCACGACCCTCAAGGAGGCGGCGTTGGCGCTCGGGTACCTCGACGAAGCGACGTTCGACGCCGCGGTGCAGCCCGAACGCATGGTGTGAGGCGGGGAACCCGGCCGGTCAGTCGCCGCCGCGCTCGTCGATGACCTCCGCCCCCTCGGGGAGGTAGGTCACCTCCTCGCGCGTCAAGCCGACGTTCGTCTCCAGGTTCTCGAACGCCAGGTCCGCCACCAGGGCCCCGTCGGGCCCGAACACCCGGAGGGCGCGCGGCAGCGTCGTCGCGTCGGGCACCACCAACTCCACCCGACCGACCTGCAGGCCGTCCCCCTCGGGACGCAA
It encodes the following:
- the fumC gene encoding class II fumarate hydratase, yielding MSDFRIERDTLGEVRVPADRYWGAQTQRSLGNFPIGGPEQRMPIEIVHAFAVLKKAAARVNADLGVLDRAKADAIHEVCDEIASGALDDHFPLVTWQTGSGTQSNMNVNEVVANRAIEALGGEVGSKDPIHPNDDVNASQSSNDTFPTAMHLAAVEAIERMRPQVAALAATLRAKAEAYDDVVKIGRTHLMDATPLTLGQELSGMATQLEHGLAAVEKALPPLHALALGGTAVGTGLNAPEGFAGRVASAIAEATGRPYVAAENPFEALSAHDAIVEASGALKRLAVSALHVGNAIRMLASGPRTSIGEITIPANEPGSSIMPGKVNPTQAEALTMVAAQVIGNDATVALAGTHGHFQLNVFKPVMIRNLLESARLLGDACASFDERCARGIEPNRERIAMHLENSLMLVTALNPVVGYYKAAEIAQKAHAEGTTLKEAALALGYLDEATFDAAVQPERMV